AATCAATGACATAATATGTCATAAAAGTCTTAAGAcataaaacccaaaaagaTTGTGTTTGATcgcaaaaaataatttatggtCACGTcataaaaattactttaataaTGTCGCACATAGAGTAGAGAAGTCCGTGGGAATTATGGTTAAGCGCCGTCACTTTGCCCATTAAAGTGGCTTATAAAAGCACAAAGCCAATTGGGCAAAGATCAGCAATACGGAAGCGTGCAAACCGAATGCCGAATTGGGTTTATCGGTTGTGGTTGGAACCTCTTCGGTTGTCGAAGGTTCTGTGGTGGATTGTGTAGTTTCTGGTGAATTTGTTGTTGAACTTGTTGTTGAACTTTCTGGTGAACTTGATGATGATTCAGTTGTCATTGTTGAACTAGGCGTGGACTCCGTTGAAGAACTTGTAGATTCCGTCGGTTCCTGAGTGGTGGTTGGTGAATCATCTGCCCTTACAATTTGATCATTGCAGTGTGGTTGTTCCAAAGGATCGCACAAGTGGCAATTTGGATCAGCCAGGCATTTGACTTGATCTGAAAGAGTCAGGGAGCACCCCCTTTTCAAATCGTCTCCAACCAAACTGGCATAGCAAAAACTTCTGCCAGATCTAGCAATAGGACATTGTACAGCCGTTAGTAGCCCGGGAGATTCAGCACACTGTGCGTCCTGAAGAAGAAGagtatagaaaaaaaaattaagactTTTTCTCCATTTTATAGTTACTAACTATTAGTTACCTCTGTATTGTTGCACTGAATACAGCTAGTCCTTTTGGCTGCGACGTTGTTGCATCTTTCGGTTACACATATCTCGCAATCGATTTCATTTCCTTTATCTTTATCCTCGCATTTTTCTCGCCAATCATCTTCGAGACTTTCCAGACATCCTTGGGCCTGAATTACGCCTGCCTTAAAAACACTAACGCAGGCATCCAACTTCTCTGAGCATTGTTCATCCGCATCATAGCTGCTCCTTTGGCAGTTTATATCCCGACAATAAATGCACTTTTCTGATGCCAAAACGTAGCTGCTGGTCAACACAAGTGCGACCAAGAGTTTAGAACAATTGAAGTTTGACATTGCGGAAGGAATATTTAGCATTGAAAGGCTCCCATTTGTTGGTCATCCCTTTATATAAATTCTGGTCTCTCAAGATGATGTTACTGATATTTTTTCCTAGATAGTTGACTGAAGTAATTAAGCTCGTTAAGTTGTTGTCCATCACTTCAAAAATTGCGTAAGCAATTCAGTTGTTTTTATGTGGCTCCTTCAAGTACGGGAATTCTTGTGGGGTAGTTTTAAAGTACATAGTTCCTTGGTCATAAGTAAACAAACAAGCTTACACTGGTAATGgaattttttttgccattaatCGGTTATTTTCCTAGATTAGACAACGAATTAGATCAAATTTCTTTCAGATAATTTGAAGTGAACCTTTTCAAGGTTGTTGTCATAGATTAACATCAGTGCTATCAATTAAGGTTTTGTGATTCATCATAGACTTGTCAtcttaatatatgtatacaaaagTTATCATACCAATTTAACAAGCCAACTTATTTAAGACTTTCTTTCTAACAGatttatttgaaaacaaatgTATGCCAATTATTTTTGTTCATTAAATATAATCGCCCTAGTTTTATACtcttttgtttggcaaataTAACTGCATACATTAATTTGTTACGATTTATTATACTATTTAATATGAAATGCAGAATTTCCGACAATATATCTATTCTATCTATCCATTTCGCTTTTgagaacaaaataaaatcactTTTAGTTCAATTTTTAgttgtatataatttataatcgcattttatttatttcttgacccatatacaaatatttcattataaatattatctCAGGAATCGAATGAAGCGGTTCCCTAAATTTGAGCTCTCGACGATGTTGGCAGCATTGCAGTTCCTTATGTCGCCAGGTGAGCACAACAGGCAGTTGGCATCGTTCAGACAGCTCTGCTGATCGGTTTCGGTGGTGGAGCATCCACGCACAATGGATCCTCCCGAGGATTTCACATAGCAATACGAGTTTGGAGCCGTGGGGGCACTGCAACGGGCTGCTTCCAAAGCGGCGGCATTAGAAGCGCAATTGGAATCCTTGTGGGGAATTGAAATGTTAGAATTAAAATTGGTTTtctattttaaaactttttgcttACCTTGCTGGAATCGCACTGAATGCACGCGTACTTCGCAGATCCCACATTGTTGCATTCTTTCGTGTTGCACTTGTGGCAAGAGCGATTGTCATTGCATTTGGAACGCAAGTCCTTCGGAATCTCGAGGGAGCAACCCTTGAACAAAACCTTGgctgaaatatataaaaacagtgttgtttttttatttgatacAAGAAATTATTTCCTCTCTTTGAACACACCTTCATCGTAGATGGTCACACAATAGTCCAGGGAATCCACACATGTCTGCGTTTTACTCAGTTGAACCCTTTGGCAATTAGCTCCTTCACAAGTGTGGCAACTGATTGCCGTGTTAGCGGCCACATGACCCACCATAACCACCAGCACCACAGCACTCAAAATCTTCGCCATTGTTTGGGCCTTCATTTTTTTGCTTCGACTGTCAGGCAATTGGCCATTGCGATCGGCTTTTATACCGCCGACCACTTCAAATGCCCCACTGAAGTGTCCTCGAGAGCGGTTGCTGTCagtatgtgtgtttgtgcgtgGAAATGGCCAAGCACTTGAACGGTTTCTATAAAGAACTGACAGCAGTCACATATATACAACTCCCGAATGGTATGGAGTTATCTCAGAAATatcaaattaactttttagTGGATGTATAAATTTAGCAGCCATTGTATTATGCGGCCTTTTTGAAGTGAcctctaaaaa
The sequence above is drawn from the Drosophila melanogaster chromosome 2R genome and encodes:
- the CG4363 gene encoding uncharacterized protein, whose amino-acid sequence is MKAQTMAKILSAVVLVVMVGHVAANTAISCHTCEGANCQRVQLSKTQTCVDSLDYCVTIYDEAKVLFKGCSLEIPKDLRSKCNDNRSCHKCNTKECNNVGSAKYACIQCDSSKDSNCASNAAALEAARCSAPTAPNSYCYVKSSGGSIVRGCSTTETDQQSCLNDANCLLCSPGDIRNCNAANIVESSNLGNRFIRFLR
- the CG34040 gene encoding uncharacterized protein yields the protein MSNFNCSKLLVALVLTSSYVLASEKCIYCRDINCQRSSYDADEQCSEKLDACVSVFKAGVIQAQGCLESLEDDWREKCEDKDKGNEIDCEICVTERCNNVAAKRTSCIQCNNTEDAQCAESPGLLTAVQCPIARSGRSFCYASLVGDDLKRGCSLTLSDQVKCLADPNCHLCDPLEQPHCNDQIVRADDSPTTTQEPTESTSSSTESTPSSTMTTESSSSSPESSTTSSTTNSPETTQSTTEPSTTEEVPTTTDKPNSAFGLHASVLLIFAQLALCFYKPL